The Planctellipticum variicoloris DNA window CGGATCGGTCGCCATCCGCTCGGCCTGGCGCTGGACTTGTTCGCGCGAGTGCAGTTCGCCCTTCGCGGCGGCCTGCAGCAGGGGAGGATCGGGGAGAGAATCCCAGAGCGCAAACGACAGTCGCGATGCGATCGTGTGGTCATCGGCGGACCCGCGGCTGATTTCGCGGTAGAGAAAGCGGGGCGATTTCAGCGTCAGCAGCACCACACGCTTGATCGCCAGGTCCAGATCGCCTGCCTCGGCGAACTGGTGTTCGATGTAGAGCTGGCGTTCGTCATCGCTGAGGGGCCGGCGGAAGGCCCGCTCGACGAACTTGCCGGCGAACTGATTCAGTTTCTCAGCGCGGTCCCCCGCATCATTCTTCACGCCGGCCAGTTCCGGAAGGTGGTCGGCCACGTAGGCTGCAGTTTCGAAGGCGGCGTCGGTCGTGGCCTGGTCCCAGGCCTTGGAGATCGACGTCCCCCGTTCGTAGCCGATGCTGCGATCATCGGGCGGGAAATGCGTCGTCACGACGAACGACTCGGGGAACCATTGTGGCGACAGCAGCCGGGCGGGGATTGGTTCGTCGACCAGATAAGGCGGCTTCCAGAGCAGGGCGACGGAGGCCCGCTTCTCTTTTGCCTGTTTCGATTTGAAGAGTTCGAGGCGGAGCGGATAGACCCGGCCGCCGAGCAGGCGGATCGACTCTCGCAGTTCGATGACGCCGGCGCCCGATTTGACACCGGCGTCGATCAGCGGCTGGCGCTGGTCGTTGACCCACAGTCGGACGCCGTTTTCCGTGCGGAGGATGAACTCGTAGTCGCCGGTCTCGGGCGCCAGGACGGCGCCCTGCCAGCGGACGGAAAATTCCTCCGCTTCGAATCCCTCGTTGCCGGGCGCACCTTCGCCGAAGTCGAACTGCACCTGCCGGTCGACGCGTTCGATCAGCCGGTCTTCTTTTCGCTGGCGACGAGACTTGAAGTACTCCCCCTTCAGCCCCTGCTGCGCGTCGCGCTGGATGGTCGGGCGGAAGCTGCCGATGAGATCGGCGACGGAATTCTGATACTGCCGCACTGTCAGGCGGGAAAGTTCGATCCGGGCCGGCTTGTTCCGCGCCTGGGCCGTTGGCGAGTAAAAGGCGTGGTGGATGTACTCGGCCACGGCCCGGGCGTCTTCGCCGACGCACTTCTCGGGGGCCTTGAGCGGCATCGTCCGGGTAATCAGGGAGGCGAGCTGCCCGATCGACTGATCGCCGACCAGCCCCTGCGGGTAATGCT harbors:
- a CDS encoding DUF1592 domain-containing protein; the encoded protein is MKSFLTCLIACGMCATAAHAAEPRTGEQIYQQLCANCHGPNGEGTEEHYPQGLVGDQSIGQLASLITRTMPLKAPEKCVGEDARAVAEYIHHAFYSPTAQARNKPARIELSRLTVRQYQNSVADLIGSFRPTIQRDAQQGLKGEYFKSRRQRKEDRLIERVDRQVQFDFGEGAPGNEGFEAEEFSVRWQGAVLAPETGDYEFILRTENGVRLWVNDQRQPLIDAGVKSGAGVIELRESIRLLGGRVYPLRLELFKSKQAKEKRASVALLWKPPYLVDEPIPARLLSPQWFPESFVVTTHFPPDDRSIGYERGTSISKAWDQATTDAAFETAAYVADHLPELAGVKNDAGDRAEKLNQFAGKFVERAFRRPLSDDERQLYIEHQFAEAGDLDLAIKRVVLLTLKSPRFLYREISRGSADDHTIASRLSFALWDSLPDPPLLQAAAKGELHSREQVQRQAERMATDPRVHSKLREFLLQWLKVDQPPDLSKSTERFPEFNAAMAADLRTSLDLFLDDVVWSPDSDFRQLILSDDVYLNGRLAEYYAPDLPADATNPGNVEFRKVTLNPEVRAGVLSHPYLMAGFAYTATSSPIHRGVFISRSVLGRFLKPPPEAVAPLPPDLHANLTTRERVLLQTKPEACQSCHNLINPLGFTLEQFDADGRYRTSEHGKPVDPTGDYVTRSGETVKFTGVRDLATFLAASDETQEAFAEQLFHYLVKQPIRAYGEGTLDRLEADFARNQFHIRKLVVDIAVNAALTAGTQQTAAATTPPAR